One segment of uncultured Desulfovibrio sp. DNA contains the following:
- a CDS encoding phage tail tube protein has protein sequence MGNGTNNRRAGIIYVKVDGQQYDAKGAYTYNLGKPKRDAIIGADGVHGYKETPQVAFIEGAVTDSDALDLAALVTADNVTVTLELNNGKVVTLSNAWFASEGSGSTDEGEIAVRFESRREAVESN, from the coding sequence ATGGGCAACGGTACCAACAATCGCCGGGCAGGCATCATCTACGTCAAGGTGGACGGCCAGCAGTACGACGCCAAGGGCGCCTATACCTACAATCTGGGCAAACCCAAGCGCGACGCCATCATCGGCGCCGACGGCGTGCACGGCTACAAGGAAACGCCGCAGGTAGCCTTCATCGAGGGGGCCGTCACGGACAGTGACGCGCTGGATCTGGCCGCTCTGGTAACGGCCGACAATGTGACCGTCACGCTGGAACTCAATAACGGCAAGGTGGTCACCCTCTCCAATGCCTGGTTTGCCTCCGAGGGCAGCGGCAGCACGGACGAAGGCGAAATCGCCGTGCGTTTTGAATCGCGGCGCGAAGCCGTGGAAAGCAATTAG
- a CDS encoding phage tail assembly protein produces the protein MEPIVIRLQTPLTHGTETITELRFTREPQVRDMKGIKIRNMTFDDILLLVSRLVNVPPSVLGQMSMSDFAGVGEVVAGFLGDGQ, from the coding sequence ATGGAACCCATTGTCATCAGGCTGCAGACGCCGCTGACCCACGGCACCGAAACCATCACCGAGCTGCGCTTCACCCGTGAACCGCAGGTGCGCGACATGAAGGGCATCAAAATTCGCAACATGACCTTTGACGACATCCTGCTGCTGGTGTCCCGCCTGGTCAATGTGCCCCCCAGCGTGCTGGGGCAGATGTCCATGAGTGACTTTGCCGGCGTGGGCGAGGTGGTGGCAGGTTTTTTGGGCGATGGCCAGTAG
- a CDS encoding DUF2190 family protein gives MQNAYSMGRCIHHTPAKAVLGGELVVLTGMVAVASTDIPANEEGACEVEGVFALPKKAGETPKQGAPLYLAEDKTLTVTAGTQFVGTAWADAPANDPTVLCRINFGCGAAGAAAAASEQGS, from the coding sequence ATGCAAAATGCGTATTCCATGGGCCGCTGCATCCACCACACCCCCGCCAAGGCCGTGCTGGGCGGCGAGCTGGTCGTGCTCACCGGCATGGTGGCCGTGGCCAGTACCGATATTCCGGCCAATGAAGAAGGAGCCTGCGAGGTGGAGGGCGTGTTCGCCCTGCCCAAGAAGGCCGGCGAAACCCCCAAACAGGGCGCCCCTCTCTATCTGGCCGAAGACAAGACCCTCACCGTGACCGCTGGCACGCAGTTCGTGGGCACAGCCTGGGCCGATGCGCCGGCCAATGACCCCACGGTGCTCTGCCGCATCAATTTTGGCTGTGGCGCTGCCGGGGCCGCTGCTGCGGCCAGCGAACAGGGCAGCTAA
- a CDS encoding phage tail sheath subtilisin-like domain-containing protein produces MSIAFNVLPDTVRVPFAYAEFDGSGASDDPAIMPYTVLMVGQMLDSGTAEAGSVQRPMSAAQAATLFGEGSQLAAMCAAYLNANSITKMLAIGVKDAEEGTAAKGALTISGTCVNAAPLCLYINGTLVRAAAPLAAEASAVAENLTNAINADASLPVTATFSGGEVSLTARHKGECGNDIDLRISYYDEDKPGGLTFSFTQMSGGAGNPDPAPVIAAMANDQYHVIAWPWTDSASLAALRDELADRWGPLRQIDGQAIVVRRGTFGEVTTFAGERNDKHLTVFASEGSPTSPWEDAAATAGVIAYYGNNDPARGFNTLLVPGVLAPAPADRWTDFPEKNQALYEGVSTRYVAPDGTVRLQKCITTYRLNDLGAEDKAFLSLNSPLTLSYLRYDWNNYLKTKYPRHKLASDADAARYDASQPIMTPKLGRAEAIARFMDAWLPMGLVEGSEQFKAALLCERNAKNENRLDWLLRPDLVNQFEVAGTLIRHIV; encoded by the coding sequence ATGTCCATCGCCTTCAATGTCCTGCCCGATACCGTCCGCGTACCCTTTGCCTATGCCGAGTTCGACGGCTCCGGTGCGTCCGATGATCCGGCCATCATGCCCTACACCGTGCTCATGGTGGGGCAGATGCTCGACAGCGGCACGGCCGAGGCCGGCAGCGTACAGCGCCCCATGAGCGCCGCCCAGGCCGCCACCCTCTTTGGTGAGGGCAGCCAGCTGGCCGCCATGTGCGCCGCCTACCTCAATGCCAACAGCATCACCAAGATGCTGGCCATCGGCGTCAAGGATGCCGAGGAAGGCACGGCCGCCAAGGGTGCCCTGACCATCAGCGGTACCTGCGTCAACGCCGCACCGCTCTGCCTCTATATCAACGGCACGCTGGTGCGTGCCGCCGCGCCCCTGGCAGCCGAGGCCTCTGCCGTGGCCGAAAACCTGACCAACGCCATCAATGCCGACGCCAGCCTGCCCGTGACGGCCACCTTCAGTGGTGGCGAGGTCAGCCTGACCGCCCGGCACAAGGGCGAGTGCGGCAACGATATCGACCTGCGCATCTCGTACTACGATGAGGACAAGCCCGGCGGCCTGACCTTCAGCTTCACCCAGATGAGCGGCGGCGCGGGCAATCCTGATCCGGCGCCAGTCATCGCAGCCATGGCCAACGACCAGTACCACGTCATCGCCTGGCCGTGGACGGACAGTGCCAGCCTTGCCGCCCTGCGCGATGAGCTGGCGGACCGCTGGGGGCCTCTGCGCCAGATCGACGGGCAGGCCATCGTGGTCAGGCGCGGCACCTTCGGCGAGGTGACCACCTTTGCGGGCGAACGCAACGACAAGCACCTGACCGTCTTCGCTTCCGAGGGCAGCCCCACCTCTCCCTGGGAGGATGCGGCCGCCACGGCGGGCGTCATCGCCTATTACGGCAACAACGACCCGGCCCGCGGCTTCAATACCCTGCTGGTGCCGGGTGTGCTGGCGCCGGCTCCGGCCGACCGCTGGACCGACTTCCCCGAAAAGAACCAGGCGCTCTACGAGGGCGTCTCCACCCGCTATGTGGCTCCGGACGGCACGGTGCGTCTGCAAAAGTGCATCACCACCTATCGCCTCAACGATCTGGGCGCCGAAGACAAGGCTTTCCTCTCTCTCAACAGCCCGCTGACCCTCTCCTACCTGCGTTACGACTGGAACAATTACCTGAAGACCAAATATCCGCGCCACAAACTGGCCTCGGATGCCGATGCCGCCCGCTACGACGCCAGCCAGCCCATCATGACGCCCAAGCTGGGCCGGGCCGAGGCCATCGCCCGCTTCATGGACGCCTGGCTGCCCATGGGCCTGGTGGAAGGCAGCGAGCAGTTCAAGGCCGCCCTGCTCTGCGAGCGCAATGCCAAGAACGAGAACCGGCTGGACTGGCTGCTGCGGCCTGATCTGGTCAACCAGTTTGAAGTGGCCGGAACGCTCATCCGGCACATCGTCTAA
- a CDS encoding phage portal protein, with the protein MWPAPLPAGRASRRGGPSRLRRAGRPASGQVRAAGYDGASSPRGTGNWVPANADFNQILGMDSAHMRARVRDLVRNFPPFARAVNALVAFTVGSGSRFQSLATLPDGTPDMPARKRIEDRFRAWMEQADVTGRLHFYELQQLAKRQECECGEYILRFARPRDRRRGLLALQMHEPENLSSWRIQGQEPDSDIWQGIEYDIWTGEPLAYHFQTVFGWERQLRTWREPACNVLHGFQTLRPGQLRGVTPFAPAILMARDMGDYTTAELGAAKMAAKWLGFVRSQDPSFSQLTRGLGNPAACLRDEVENLEDLTIEYLNNNEDVSFAPPSQRPGDSFDRFVRHTLRMVAICLDLPYEILSGDYTSINYSTSKASRNDFAMFLVPHQFRAEQHFIRPVFRRWLDYEALTQDYLPGYWQNKHRYQRAMWIPAGMPSVDPLRDGKAQIDSINAGILSPQMVILGEGRDPEEVVEQRASWARLCAAHGIDATTGAVSTGLASNPARLGASESAGTAPK; encoded by the coding sequence ATGTGGCCCGCACCTCTCCCTGCTGGTCGCGCCTCCCGTCGGGGTGGCCCTTCCCGCCTGCGGCGGGCGGGGCGCCCCGCATCCGGCCAGGTGCGCGCCGCAGGCTATGACGGCGCCTCCAGCCCGCGCGGCACCGGCAACTGGGTACCCGCCAATGCGGATTTCAATCAGATCCTGGGCATGGACAGTGCCCACATGCGCGCCCGTGTGCGTGATCTGGTGCGCAACTTTCCGCCCTTTGCCCGCGCCGTCAACGCGCTGGTGGCCTTCACCGTGGGCAGCGGCTCCCGCTTTCAGTCCCTGGCTACCCTGCCCGACGGCACGCCGGACATGCCCGCCCGCAAGCGCATCGAGGATCGCTTCCGTGCCTGGATGGAACAGGCCGATGTGACGGGCCGCCTGCACTTCTACGAATTGCAGCAGCTGGCCAAGCGGCAGGAATGCGAGTGCGGGGAATACATCCTGCGCTTTGCCCGCCCCCGTGACCGGCGGCGCGGCCTGCTGGCCCTGCAGATGCACGAGCCGGAAAACCTCTCCAGCTGGCGCATCCAGGGCCAGGAGCCGGACAGCGACATCTGGCAGGGCATCGAATACGACATCTGGACCGGCGAACCGCTGGCCTATCACTTCCAGACCGTCTTCGGCTGGGAGCGCCAGCTGCGCACCTGGCGCGAACCGGCCTGCAACGTGCTGCACGGCTTCCAGACCCTGCGTCCCGGGCAGCTGCGCGGCGTCACGCCCTTTGCCCCGGCCATCCTCATGGCCCGCGACATGGGCGATTACACCACGGCCGAGCTGGGCGCGGCCAAGATGGCCGCCAAGTGGCTGGGCTTCGTGCGCTCGCAGGACCCCAGCTTCTCCCAGCTCACGCGCGGTCTGGGTAATCCTGCCGCCTGCCTGCGTGACGAGGTGGAAAACCTCGAAGACCTCACCATCGAATACCTGAACAATAACGAGGACGTGTCCTTTGCGCCGCCCTCGCAGCGCCCGGGCGACAGCTTTGACCGCTTTGTGCGCCACACCCTGCGCATGGTCGCCATCTGCCTTGACCTGCCCTACGAGATACTCTCCGGCGACTACACGTCCATCAACTATTCCACCAGCAAGGCCAGCCGCAACGACTTTGCCATGTTCCTGGTGCCCCATCAGTTCCGGGCCGAACAGCATTTCATCCGCCCCGTGTTCCGGCGCTGGCTGGACTACGAGGCCCTCACCCAGGACTACCTGCCCGGCTACTGGCAAAACAAACACCGGTATCAGCGGGCCATGTGGATACCGGCCGGCATGCCCAGCGTGGACCCCCTGCGCGACGGCAAGGCCCAGATCGACAGCATCAATGCGGGCATCCTCTCGCCGCAGATGGTCATCCTGGGCGAGGGCCGCGATCCCGAAGAGGTGGTGGAACAGCGGGCCTCCTGGGCGCGCCTCTGCGCTGCGCACGGCATCGATGCCACCACCGGCGCCGTGAGTACCGGGCTGGCCAGCAATCCCGCCAGACTGGGCGCCAGCGAAAGCGCCGGAACCGCCCCAAAATAA
- a CDS encoding DUF2635 domain-containing protein, which translates to MPHPTTMLVVPAVRHGRPLRIADPQSGQYLPPEGALVPRSAFWLRRLKDGDVQPKPAGKEV; encoded by the coding sequence ATGCCCCACCCCACCACCATGCTTGTCGTGCCCGCCGTGCGCCATGGCCGCCCCCTGCGCATCGCTGATCCGCAGTCCGGCCAGTACCTGCCGCCCGAGGGCGCGCTGGTCCCCCGTTCCGCGTTCTGGCTGCGCCGTCTCAAGGACGGCGACGTGCAGCCCAAGCCCGCTGGCAAGGAGGTCTAA
- a CDS encoding glycosyl hydrolase 108 family protein yields the protein MDDKRLLDLSFRFSMGAEGNDTYTDDPDDPGGPTKYGFALNYNRNILPDKDGNGRIDATDVKLLTGEDARTLYEEGYWRRYGCASLPGPLAFLYADMVFNPGPGIAPKLLQRSLCALGSSVTVDGIIGPATLEAVHAADGAALLVELSAQRLRYYGTRGSYGKYGLGWDRRAARCLGMALGILWGTVA from the coding sequence ATGGATGACAAACGCCTTCTGGACCTGTCCTTTCGCTTCTCCATGGGAGCGGAAGGCAACGACACCTACACCGATGACCCCGATGATCCCGGCGGGCCGACCAAGTACGGTTTTGCCCTCAACTACAACCGAAACATCCTGCCGGACAAGGACGGCAACGGCCGTATCGATGCCACGGACGTCAAGCTGCTCACCGGCGAGGATGCCCGCACGCTCTATGAAGAAGGCTACTGGCGGCGCTACGGCTGCGCCAGCCTGCCCGGCCCGCTGGCCTTTTTGTACGCAGACATGGTTTTCAACCCCGGCCCCGGCATTGCTCCTAAGCTCCTGCAGCGGAGCCTGTGCGCGCTGGGCAGCTCCGTCACGGTGGACGGCATCATCGGCCCGGCCACGCTGGAGGCGGTGCATGCCGCTGACGGTGCTGCCCTGCTGGTGGAGCTGAGCGCCCAGCGCCTACGCTACTACGGCACGCGCGGCAGCTACGGCAAGTACGGCCTGGGCTGGGACCGCCGGGCGGCCCGCTGCCTGGGCATGGCGCTGGGCATCCTCTGGGGCACCGTGGCATGA